In Scatophagus argus isolate fScaArg1 chromosome 18, fScaArg1.pri, whole genome shotgun sequence, the DNA window atCAAGCCTTtaagtgtttttactttcatgCTGTCTTCATGTGTAATGTGACCTACGTAAGTATAAGAGCAGCTCACAACATAATTATGCAAACTTCCTTTAAAGAAAAGATTACAAGGCCATTGCAAAAGATCAGGTTACCTGTTGAATGAAAACCTTGAGTCTAAACTTTAATTTTTGTATTGTTCAAAACGTACGAGGGCAACTGAGGAAATGCTTTACACCTGCTGCTCTACAGCACTATAATCTGTCTGATATGGAAACAAGGATGCTCACATAGCATTGTAAACAAAAGTTCACATTCCTGGACAACCGCACACTGACATTCTGTTACTCTACTATTTTAAGCATGGGCTATTTTTAGCTCCTCGCAGCTGCGGTTTAAAAATAGATTTCAAACTCTGACCATCAATGAAGTTCTCCAAAGTTTATACATATTTTACTTCTTGTTCATTCTGATTGAATCTGTAGCAGAAAGATGACATTAGTGAATCCTCCAGGCTAATGTTTACTATACTATATGTGCAGCTGTTTTGCACATATAGTAGATGAGACGATCAACACAGGAAAACGTGCTGTAACATTCATGGGCCCATGAAACCAAGCTAGCcaagaaacacaacataatgCAATCCAGAACTACTTATTCACAACGTAATGTGCAATCATTTTGGTGTTGGTCATTGAAACAATCACTGACTGCCTGCCTGAATCATGCAGGTCAAACAAAGGAGAGCCAGCAGTACAATAGAAAGAAACTGTCTTTCACCGGAAATTAGAAGTGTCCAGCCTTGCTAAAGGTGCTACAGGATTTtgtgtcaaagtgaaaaaaaaaacaactctggATATGGTATTCACTTCCTGGAATAGAAATGTTGGAGGAATATTTTTTGGAGTATTAAATTACCTTACACCACAGTTCCTCTCCCTTAAAACTGACTACTTTTTTCCACACTATAGCAGGGATGACAAGATTTACTGTTCTTTTACGCAGTCCCAATTATTTCAACTTATCAAATAAAGCCAATCATTGCACACAAGGCAATTTTTCAGTTGCTAATCATTAACTACTAGCTGACTTTAATTTGTCAGCAAAGAAAACTTGATTAAGATCAAAAGGAATTTTTCCAGCATTGTTTAATTCACAGCTAAGTAATCTTGAAACATCAGATTGAAACTCTTACgtcaaagcttttatttatctttgataagccaaaatgaaaactgcagtgattaaaacaagttaaaggcataatatgtaAAATTTCTGCATTAACATGTCAAAAAACAACTCAGACcttgttttatattttgctgCGTTGTGAATGTAAAACATTACCTTGTCACTGAACATTTCTCTTTGAGTCATGTCagacagattttcatcagcaacgGTAGTTGTTTACCAATGATAACAACACTTCCTATGACCTCAGGCCACTTTACTTGATCATCAGTCATatcttttgttgtcattgtttttgttcagacatccggagcagaaaaaaattcaTCCTGTGTGTTTAAGCATCTTTCCtttatgcagttttatttgGTTAATGTTCTAACTCAGCGACACTTGAAGTTAATTGAAgtgataatttattttaaatgatttaatactgaGTGAAGTATTTAAACCCCAAACTCCTGTGGATGCAACTTTCAAGCAAATTCAACTCCAGGTGAGCTGAACATTATATGACTTTTGAGTCATGTTTTTGTGACTTTAAGAATACAAAGACAATATTCACCCACCTTCCCTTCAACTATTTTTTTGGTCACCACAAACTTCTTGAGTGAAATGCCTGACTTTTTTGCTGCTAAAAAGTAAACAGTGATCACTCAGtacctttgtctgtctgctgtaaaTCGGTTTATGAGAGCTGCATTTGCTGCATGAAAAAATAACATGTGACCAAAGCTACTAAAGGACCTTTAAAagggcaaataaaaaaatgcagagctgagtgataatttatatatttttcgGAATGCCCACTTTGACATTACACGTGGTCGTATAATATAAGATTACTGATTAGTGCAGCTTAAATGAGTTTTTAATATAAGcattaaagtgtttttatttttatgctgtcTTCATGTGTAACATGACCTGCAGTATACAAGCAGCTCAAAAGCTAATCTTGCAAATTTCCTTTAATGATAAGATTACAAGGCCATTGCAAAAGATCAGATTACCTGTTGAATGACAACCTTGAGTGTTTAAAGTGTGAGCTGGTcaggaacaaataaaaattggcttgttttaaaaaagttattCATTCCCTCAACCCACAGAAGTGCATGGAAACCTCAAAATGTCATAAAaccatgaaaacataaaacccACGAGTGCAATGGAGGAAATGCTTTACACCTGCCGCTCTACAGCACTATAATCTCTCTGATATGGAAACAAGGACGCTCACATAACATTATCAACAAAAGTTCACATTCCTGGACAGCCCCACAATGACGTCCTGTTACTATTTTAAGCATGGGCTATTTTTAGCTCCTCACAGCTCTGGTTTAAAAATAGATTTCAACCTCTGACTATCAATGAAGTTCTCCaaattttatacatattttactTCTTGTTCATTCTGATTGAATCTGTAGCAGAAAGATGACATCAATGAATCCTCCAGGTTAATggaaacatgcatgcatgtatgcaagATAAATCAAGTATACTTGGAGTGCatatttaattcaaatttaGAAAACTTATTGGAATATATGAACTTTCACGCACAGGGGCACCAGGAGATGGGTGGGAGGGGGGTCATTGTGCCCCCTGCTTCATGCCTGAGTCCTCCAGTGGTTCAAAGcagagatattttttaaaaaggctgaAGTTACCTTTTCTGACGTCACAATAAAATCTAGAAAATCTCCCTCATGATAAAAACTGGCCCACGGTATCTCATTCAAGTCATACTAAAGTGCAGTTAAACAAGTACTACAAACTAGTTTCAATGCAGTTAATGTGGTGCCTTCAGGGTGCCCACTTTGCCTTATGGTAATTCAATCTCGGTAAGCATCAGTTTAAGCATCTGTATGCCAAAAGTGCTAAATTTGAGGCGAAATTGGTTCTAAGGTGTAAGCTGTTGGATataattgcatttcattttagtgCAGTTCTATAATTCAACATATGGTTGAAATCATAATTATCATAATAAGCGTTTTAAAGAAGGTCTATGATGCTCTACATGACAAGTGGATCGTCActtaaaaaacatgcattagATGATGAATGACGATGCTCAACTCCTGAAACACCAAGTGGAGCACCACTTTACGCAgcagcaaatgaaaataaagtaacGATGAGGGACCCAAGGGACTTTCTActcaacaaatatttttacCTTTACCTTTCCCATATCTAATCATGCATTGCTGTGTGAGCTCCTGAGATAAGCTACCTCAGTTCAACATTCTTATCCTTTCTCATAAGATTCACATGTGGAGTGGTAATTCCTGCAGTCCtttgtgtcattgttttatCAAAACCGTGTTAAAGTCTTCACTACTTTGAAGTTAAGGTCACCTGATCCTAAAATCCTCACATATAGTCtatttttgtgttaaatgaGTCTTGGGGAAAAGACACACATAGCTAACTCACCTACAcacaaatgaatgatgaaattcCTTTCCCATGGCATCAGGAATGGAAGTTACTGATTAACTTGTAAGGGGATTAACGTTCATTTGGATAAATCTTTATAGCCATGTGAGGAACCTCAGATCAACGTAGAAAAGGCCGACAGTTGATGAGGTGAAAAGGCACAGCTATATAACACACGTGTAAGTCATGAAAACTAAGCAATAAACTATAAGAAGCTAAAAAGATGCAAAGCTTTGTTATTTCCTATTTCACAGTATGGATGTTGATTGATTCTTAATCAGTCAAGATAGTCAGCAATGCTCTACTGGCCACATGCAGTGCGTTACTGTTTTTGGGCACATTCAGTCTTAACTCATCAAGTCGAGCCTCAGCTAATAAGTATAACATTTCATCATCTCATTTCCTCACTCCCTTTTCTGGCTCAGTTCCATGGCGTTGCGCAATCAGGGGAAAACCCAAAAAGGCTACTACTTAAGGAGTGAGTGCCATGAATGCTTGCACTCACTTTACGCCAGTCAAACCTGCTACAGCTACAACCATGGCAAGAGGCAAAGTCTGTCTCCTGGCAGCTCTGTGCTCCCTTCTCATCCTCTCCACCTTTATTGGCAGCACACAGTCAGGTGAGTCCTTCATATACCACTTTGGTCAAATGTAGATGCATTTAGGAAAGgataaaaggaggaaaaattctctgtctgactgtcttttctttatttgttgaGACAAATCTTCTGCAAAGCTACAACAAACTGGCCATACGTAGAATTAATATTACatggtttcacattttaatctgggttaaaaagcaacaaaatgaagCTGTAGTGTCAATATGTTCTGTCTGAATGATGTGCTTGCGGCATCTAAATGAGGAGGTTGTCCACGCTGTCTTTGCAGCGAGCTGCTGCCTGAGGTACACCAGACGTCAGCTGCCGTGCAGACGGCTGCTGGGCTACACCATCCAGACCATCAACACTTCCTGCGACATCAATGCCATTATGTGAGTTCACAGTTAAATCTCATTTCAGGGTGTGGTGCTGCAGGTCAAGATATAAATTATGATGTTTGAAATTCTATATGTACAGgagcacagaaaacaagtaaaaaacatAGAAACTAGTCAGGTGTGTGATATGTACAACTGTGGTctaaaaaattaaacaaacataatttATAGACAATGATGTGCAGTACAGAAAATAAGAATTGCTACAGTGTAAACTCTCATTTGAAACCCTGCAATTGTTTGTTAATCAACAGTTAATCGGCTATCAAAATAGTTGgtaattaattttctttaaataggtgaatcaattaattgactaaCTGTTATGGCTCTATTGAGAATATATGATAAAAAGATGAAGTAgtacatgaataaaaataaaagtcagtgttAATGTGCAAAGGGCGGTGCAGTCTTACTTACAACTTGACCACCcacaaaataaacctgaaaataGAAACGTAGCTGttcagtttaataataaaagtgaaaaaaaaataaataataaaaatcgAAAATAGGCCAAAACAAGAGATTCCTCTTTTTTGATAAATTCTTTATACTGCACACAAAAAAGTGTGCCTTCAAGGTATTTAGTATTTGAATTTGGACAAAATGCTCCTTGattgaaataaaagcaaataaatccCAATTCCTAGAGGTCACTCACACATCAGGAAAACAGACACTAGGTATGACTTGAGCATGAGTGCATGAGCTCGAGTGTCTAAAATTCGCAACTTTGGTTATAATAACCATAAAAGTTAAAGTATGACCCAAAGTGCAGCAGGGCTTGCTGATAGCAGCTCTTGTGGACAGGGTCACTCTGTGTGAGGTGACACTGttgtaaatatttacaagagACACTGAGGTTAATACCCAAGCTGATGCACTGGAATGCGACCACAGGGAAGGAAACGATCTCTTCAGTGTAATGAGTATCGCAGTGTGTGATCATCTCTTTCATGTTTCCTAAATTTCACAGCTTCCACATTCCAGGAAGGTTTGTGTGTGCCGATCCTTCAGTCAGCTGGACCCGCAGAGGGATGTTGTGTTTGGAGTGAGTATACTCATGTGTCCgcagtgtgtttttctctgcgTTATATTAATTTGGTACAAGAACCAAATACTGAACCaagcttttgttgtgttttcactttgctttgcagggaaaggaggaggaagaacacTCAGATAATCAAAGAAGTAATCCAAGGCAACACCACGTCATCATAAACTCTGTACAGCAGCCAACGTCTGCAGCGCATGACTCTTATTTTTGAACATTTGTGCACTTAGGAACCAAGAATTTGCCACTGACTGTTGTCGTAACACCATATGTTATGACTATTCCAcacaaaatactttaaaaagGACTATCGATgtaatttttgtaatttattttctcatatttgTTCTGTTCTATGAACATGAAAGTGTAGTATTCTTAATACATAGTAAACATTTAGCTGTGACTACAGTGCgtatacaaaattaaaaaagaacactgattttaaaaattaaagcaaatttttttatacattttgtgttgatgtttaCCAGGTCTGAACCTCTAAGGTCAAAGAGATGAAGTATGactcactgtgttttcagaaaAGTGGAAAGGTTTGATTCTAACCGATATTCTTCTATCCGACTATtagcaggatagttctcccttgtgagccgggtcctgctcaaggtttcttcctgttaaaagagagtttttctttgcaactgtctgcttgctcaggggttcaggctctgggtttctgtaaaacacctagagacaattttgattgtataaggtgctatataaataaattgaaattgaaataaaattgaattgaattaatttattaaGACAGAAGCTTAAGCATACATGTATCAGTAAAAATGGGTTTCACTGCATTCACTGTGTCCTCACAGGTCAATTCATAACATTTCATAATGATATAACAATGCAACTTTTTCaatcatgacaaaaaaaacaaacaaaaaaaaaaacaaaaaaacaagttgcATCATATCTTGCAGCAATTAGCCAGtgagacataaataaaataaagcatgaGCACTTCAGGATATGAAGTCAAAAACAGGGTagctatggaaaaaaaaacaaaaaaaaaacaaaacacagccacacaaaaGAGAATATTTTCTGGCTGATAATGAACAATTTtcatttatgtaaatatatatatatatataaaacatataactTCCACTCTGAAATGCATATCACATAATAAGAGCGGCTAATCTAATCATAGACGCTGGCCAGAAAGGGCAGTCTGAAATTCAGGAAAATGTTCAATACATGGGCTGCAGACCTCACACAGAGATATGTTCTTTCCATTACCCTCTGTCCACCTCAGTGAGGAGTAACCTGTCCTCACAAAAATCCTCTTTGCTCCTCAGAGCCTGGCGGAGTTTCTCCCAGAACAGGCTGGGGTTCTTCTCAGCCTGCAGCCAGCTCAGGTAAGTCTGGCTCTTCAGCAGCTTCCTCATGCGGTAGTAAGGAGACAGCTGTGAGGTAGGAATCTCCTCCAGAAACACCAGGATCAACACGTCCTTCTGTTCATCAAAGAGACGGAAACTAGACcgaggagagagaaagatggatgagGAAGAAGATAACACAGCTCATCACATCCAGACCTTTAGTTAGTAAATTGGTATACTGCCAGCTCAGAGATGTTTGAAGTCAGCTGACACATTACCTGGCCACCTGGATCTCTCTGGAGCACCACTCACTCTCAAGGTATCTGTGACTGATCACACAGATGGTCTTCCTGCTTCCATAGATGGCATCTGTAATGTTGTCTATGATGGGTTTgcctgaggaagaggaaagtcAAAGAAAGAGGTCAATAAATTGTATCAGAATGTATATTTGCCTACTTAGTTCCTTTGATAGTGCAGGAACCACAGTATTACAGCAACACCTTGTGGAGCATAGATGATGGTACAAAAACTGTTATGGTTTATGCACATGTATGCACCTCAATATATCAATTGCCAGTTTACAGATTTGCACATTCGCcatatacataatatatataattattaatatataacttccattttttttcaatcagtGGACTCAGATGGAAGATACGCCATTTATGGATGAAGATATTTGAAAGGGTATTAACCTTAATACACAACAAAGTTTCCTTCCATATGAACATATTAGACAAGGTAAAGTTGAAGAATACTGTGTCCATTTTTTTCTACATCAGGACTCTAAAGTTGTCACTTGTTTGGACTAACGACTGGATGTATTGCCATGAAGGCAAAGCAAATGTTAACCTCAAGAgggcactagaggaaaagtcagggatCCACAGTCACCAGGATACACTGTTTGGGAattataaaaatatgtataaaattcATTGCTAATTCATGCTGACGTTGACAGAGATTACAATCCAAAGAGCAAATTCACTTGttaaaaaaagtctaaaaactTCAGTAGaatccattttgaaataaatcttcCACATTAAAGCTAAGCTGAAGCAAATTAAGTTTAACGTCAGATGCAAAAGGCCTACCTGGCTGGAAGTCTCGATGGTGCAGACATAGCCTCCAGCCCTGCTCTCCTTCCAATTTTGGCAGCAGCTCTCTCATGACCCATGGCTCATCATGGGTGTTATAGGAGACAAAGGCATCATACTGATGAGGAATTtgcctgtttttattctttgtatCAAAGAGCAAAGCCAAAAAGAAGTAGTAGGCGTAAGCCAGCTGCCACCGCAGGAAATGGTAGGTGAATGACACCACCATAAAAAGGAGGATCATACATGTGGTGGAGATAAAGCAGATGAAGTCTGTGCTCACAGAGCAGGACTGGATGTCAAAGTCCAACAATTTCATTTGGTTTAGGTCTGGAGGATAGTTGCACTGAAAGTTATAGGCATCAAAAACTTGCGTTTGGGTGTTGTTTCGTATCCACTGGATGAGCCAGGCATTATCACAGTCACAGGTGAAACTATTGCCTTGAAGATCCACATAACCAAGAGCTGGTAGGGACTTCATTATGTCCTCACTGATAACTGAATATTCATTCTTTCTAGCCTGCATGAACTCCAGCTTAGTAAGGTTGGCATTTATGAGAAAATTTAGAGACTGAAGACTTGTTCTAGATATGTAGAGGCTTTTAAGGCTTTGAATGGGGGAGAACAAATCCGGAGATAGATCCAAAAGGTCATTTGAACTAATATCAAGTGTTTGCAGTCGAGGCGTGTAATTAAACATGTCTTTGGGCAAAGACAAAAGCTGAATGTTCCTGGTATTGAATACCAAGAGGTTTGTCAAACCTTGGAGGATGTTGCAAGGGAGATGAGACTTGCCCCTGTGATGCTGTGAAGGCATAGCCAGTGTCTCCAGATGAGAAAGCTGAGAAAATGGTGGATTGGACAAAGCCAAACTGTTATCATATCTAATGTTATTGTTCCTTATATCCAGTCTTCTTAAATTGATCAGATCATTTAAAACCCCATTCTCTATTCCACTTCTTTGAATTTTATTCGATTGCAGCTGAATATCAGTAAGATTTGTTAATCCACTGAAAGACCCATTTTCAAGTTGCTGGATTTGATTTTCATGTAACGACAAGTTCTGGAGGGAGCGCAAGCCCTTGAAGTCACCCTGTTTAATTGCAACAAGTTTATTTCCATTCAAACGCAGTTGTTTAAGATTTGgcaagtattttttaaaagcacTGTCTAATTTGGATATGATGTTGTTCTGTAGCTTTAAAACTTGCAAATGCATTAAATCCttgaaaacacactgttttaGAGCTGAGATTGAATTCCCATAAAGGTTAAGCTGTCTGAGCTTTGACATATTGGCAAAATCATTACATTCAAGTGTGCTGATGTTATTACTGCTGAGATCCAGCTCAACAAGAGTTGGTAGATTCCTTGTGGCAGCTGGAACAGATGGAAGTCTGTTGCGACACAAAGTCAAGATGCTTAAACCTTGAACAGATTTGAAGGAACCTTCATCAATGCGTCGAATTTTATTGTCTGCTAAATCTATCTCTGTTACGTTTATACacaactgaaacaaatctgAACGGACAAATTTCAGTCGGTTATGTCGGAGCTGGAGTTTGGACATTGTTGGGATGGTGCAggaaatattgattagtgctgGAGGGTTTTGTTTCATTCCATTCATCCTCAGAAAAGCCAGAGAGGCGTTGACACTCTCCAGCAATCTTTTCATGTCAGTTAAATCCACATGAAGCCCACTAATATCAAGGGTAGACACTTGACTAAGATAGGTCTTGTTATGCACGTCCCATTTCATATTTTGCTTCCCAAGAGTACCACCGATGTTAAACCAGGTGAGACTTGGAAAAACATCTGCAGTCATCCCAAAGATTGCAATGGGATTTTGAGACAAATCAAGGGATGTAAGTTCTAGTGAGCTGTTTGTCAGTTCCCATGACTGAAAAGTGATTAAGTTATTGTGTTTAAGTGATAGATCTTGTAGATTTGGCAGTTGCTGTAATATAGAATGGACTATTGTTAAGCGATGCAGTTTGTTGTAAGAGATGTCTAATAATTTCAAGCCTGACAAGGACTTAAATGTGGTGGACTCCACCAATGTGATGAGATTACTACTAATTCTTAGCACTGTGAGGTTGCTCAGACCTTCAAAAATACCATCTCCAAGTTTAACAAGTTTATTACTGTTTAGATTTAACCTACTGAGGGAAATCAGATCAGCAAAGGAACCAGGATTT includes these proteins:
- the ccl20b gene encoding C-C motif chemokine 20b — its product is MNACTHFTPVKPATATTMARGKVCLLAALCSLLILSTFIGSTQSASCCLRYTRRQLPCRRLLGYTIQTINTSCDINAIIFHIPGRFVCADPSVSWTRRGMLCLEERRRKNTQIIKEVIQGNTTSS
- the tlr22 gene encoding toll-like receptor 22, which gives rise to MSPEVRKDKGSKYFKLIIIFLFLNVRNFVPSVTGFALRNCRISNNKAICAKNEPKLKVVPRDIPSTVKSIDLSGNKISTIEMSDFKNLPLVIQLDLNYNNISRINPGSFADLISLSRLNLNSNKLVKLGDGIFEGLSNLTVLRISSNLITLVESTTFKSLSGLKLLDISYNKLHRLTIVHSILQQLPNLQDLSLKHNNLITFQSWELTNSSLELTSLDLSQNPIAIFGMTADVFPSLTWFNIGGTLGKQNMKWDVHNKTYLSQVSTLDISGLHVDLTDMKRLLESVNASLAFLRMNGMKQNPPALINISCTIPTMSKLQLRHNRLKFVRSDLFQLCINVTEIDLADNKIRRIDEGSFKSVQGLSILTLCRNRLPSVPAATRNLPTLVELDLSSNNISTLECNDFANMSKLRQLNLYGNSISALKQCVFKDLMHLQVLKLQNNIISKLDSAFKKYLPNLKQLRLNGNKLVAIKQGDFKGLRSLQNLSLHENQIQQLENGSFSGLTNLTDIQLQSNKIQRSGIENGVLNDLINLRRLDIRNNNIRYDNSLALSNPPFSQLSHLETLAMPSQHHRGKSHLPCNILQGLTNLLVFNTRNIQLLSLPKDMFNYTPRLQTLDISSNDLLDLSPDLFSPIQSLKSLYISRTSLQSLNFLINANLTKLEFMQARKNEYSVISEDIMKSLPALGYVDLQGNSFTCDCDNAWLIQWIRNNTQTQVFDAYNFQCNYPPDLNQMKLLDFDIQSCSVSTDFICFISTTCMILLFMVVSFTYHFLRWQLAYAYYFFLALLFDTKNKNRQIPHQYDAFVSYNTHDEPWVMRELLPKLEGEQGWRLCLHHRDFQPGKPIIDNITDAIYGSRKTICVISHRYLESEWCSREIQVASFRLFDEQKDVLILVFLEEIPTSQLSPYYRMRKLLKSQTYLSWLQAEKNPSLFWEKLRQALRSKEDFCEDRLLLTEVDRG